The proteins below are encoded in one region of Ephemeroptericola cinctiostellae:
- a CDS encoding intradiol ring-cleavage dioxygenase: MTFNITRRQTLSILGASLLTACTRDGMPPPNDTQSSPLPDNSHTNPQCYARAQQTEGPYFVDEQLNRTDIRNDPATGKISAGVPLTLNFTISNINDMNCNAITDAIIDIWHCDATGVYSDVKDNNGLFNTKGVKFLRGLQKTDANGHAQFTTIYPGWYQGRAVHIHFKIRWTDANNKTHSFTSQLYFNDALSDTIFKNAPYNTSRQRDTRNAQDFIFQRGGQDLLLNLTQEGAGYTANFSIGLSV, translated from the coding sequence ATGACTTTCAACATCACACGCCGCCAAACTTTAAGCATACTGGGCGCAAGCTTACTCACCGCCTGTACACGCGACGGCATGCCGCCACCCAACGATACCCAATCAAGCCCACTGCCCGACAACAGCCACACCAATCCACAATGTTACGCCCGAGCGCAACAAACCGAAGGGCCCTATTTTGTCGATGAACAACTCAATCGCACAGACATTCGCAACGACCCTGCGACTGGAAAAATCAGTGCTGGCGTGCCATTGACATTAAACTTTACCATCTCCAACATCAACGACATGAATTGCAACGCCATTACAGATGCAATCATTGACATTTGGCACTGCGACGCAACAGGCGTGTATTCGGATGTCAAAGACAATAATGGTTTATTCAACACCAAAGGCGTAAAATTTCTACGCGGACTACAAAAAACCGATGCCAACGGACATGCACAATTCACAACAATCTATCCCGGTTGGTATCAAGGTCGCGCAGTGCACATTCACTTTAAAATTCGCTGGACTGATGCAAACAATAAAACCCACAGCTTCACATCACAACTGTATTTTAACGATGCTTTATCCGACACCATTTTCAAAAACGCCCCTTACAACACCAGCCGCCAACGTGACACCCGCAATGCACAAGATTTTATTTTTCAACGCGGTGGACAAGATTTATTGTTGAACTTGACTCAAGAGGGCGCAGGATACACCGCGAATTTCTCGATTGGTTTGAGTGTGTAG
- a CDS encoding DUF4760 domain-containing protein: MELIKNIAAILGVIAAIWGLYKGVIEFALQGAQKRAEVFLKKQNEYFSNKSFNEIRTLLEKDEEKLKEIPIEEKRAYLTFFEEVAVLRNTGLIKPDLAYYMYGYYATKCLESSNFWTNINKNKLFWNVFIRFAEEMQNRLRNTKEIISHDIKF, translated from the coding sequence ATGGAGTTAATAAAAAATATTGCTGCGATTCTAGGAGTTATTGCGGCTATTTGGGGTTTATATAAAGGGGTTATTGAGTTTGCACTTCAAGGCGCGCAGAAAAGAGCTGAAGTGTTTCTCAAAAAACAAAACGAGTACTTTTCAAATAAATCGTTTAATGAAATACGAACGCTTTTGGAAAAAGATGAGGAGAAGCTTAAAGAGATACCCATCGAAGAAAAGCGCGCATATTTAACTTTTTTTGAGGAGGTGGCGGTGTTGCGAAATACGGGTTTAATTAAGCCTGATTTAGCCTATTATATGTATGGTTATTATGCTACGAAATGTTTAGAAAGCTCTAATTTTTGGACAAACATAAACAAAAATAAACTTTTTTGGAATGTTTTTATTAGGTTTGCGGAGGAAATGCAAAATCGCCTACGTAATACAAAAGAGATAATTTCGCATGATATTAAGTTTTAA